Proteins from a single region of Runella sp. SP2:
- a CDS encoding thiolase family protein has protein sequence MQSVYIVSTARTPIGSFGGSLSTVSATQLGAAAIRGALTKANIDPNLVQAVYMGNVVSANLGQAPARQAAIFAGLSKNATCTTVNKVCASGMKAMMMAAQDILLGDADVVVAGGMENMSQIPFYLDKARFGGYGYGNGTFIDGLAKDGLTDVYGGMAMGVCADATASKYGFSREEQDAFAIASYQRSAAAWSEGNFQQEVVPVQIPQKKGDPTTFAQDEEYKNVKFDKIPSLRAAFTKEGTVTAANASTINDGAAATILMSEAKVKELGITPLARIVSFADAEHEPEWFTTAPTVAAPKALKKAGLSISDIDYFEVNEAFSVVTMAFMKEMGISHEQTNVFGGAVSLGHPLGCSGARIVVTLQNVLTQKGGKYGLAAICNGGGGASAMIIEKV, from the coding sequence ATGCAATCGGTTTATATAGTATCCACGGCCCGCACTCCCATCGGAAGTTTTGGGGGTTCTTTGTCAACGGTTTCGGCTACGCAACTAGGAGCAGCCGCCATTCGTGGGGCACTTACCAAAGCTAACATAGACCCCAATCTGGTCCAAGCGGTATATATGGGCAATGTCGTTTCGGCGAATCTCGGCCAAGCGCCTGCGCGCCAAGCAGCCATCTTTGCAGGACTTAGCAAAAACGCCACTTGTACAACCGTCAATAAAGTGTGTGCTTCGGGCATGAAAGCCATGATGATGGCCGCCCAAGACATCCTACTCGGCGACGCCGATGTGGTAGTGGCGGGAGGAATGGAAAACATGTCCCAAATTCCGTTTTACCTCGACAAAGCCCGTTTTGGTGGCTACGGCTACGGCAACGGAACCTTCATCGACGGCCTTGCCAAAGACGGCCTTACCGATGTTTATGGCGGCATGGCCATGGGCGTATGCGCCGATGCGACCGCCAGCAAATACGGTTTCAGTCGCGAAGAGCAAGATGCGTTTGCCATTGCTTCTTACCAACGAAGTGCCGCCGCTTGGAGCGAGGGGAATTTTCAGCAGGAAGTCGTGCCCGTTCAAATTCCGCAGAAAAAAGGCGACCCTACTACGTTTGCTCAAGACGAAGAATATAAAAATGTAAAATTTGACAAAATTCCGTCACTTCGGGCTGCTTTTACGAAAGAGGGCACCGTGACTGCGGCCAATGCTTCCACTATCAACGACGGAGCAGCGGCGACGATTTTGATGAGCGAAGCCAAAGTCAAAGAACTTGGCATCACGCCATTAGCACGCATTGTGTCGTTTGCCGATGCCGAGCATGAGCCCGAATGGTTTACCACTGCCCCTACCGTTGCTGCGCCCAAAGCCCTCAAAAAAGCAGGACTGAGTATAAGCGATATTGATTATTTTGAAGTAAACGAAGCCTTTTCGGTGGTGACGATGGCCTTTATGAAAGAAATGGGCATATCGCACGAACAAACCAACGTGTTTGGTGGAGCAGTGTCGCTGGGCCACCCACTTGGCTGCTCGGGTGCACGTATCGTCGTTACACTTCAAAATGTACTCACGCAAAAAGGAGGAAAATACGGCCTCGCCGCTATTTGTAACGGTGGAGGTGGCGCTTCGGCTATGATTATTGAGAAGGTTTAA
- a CDS encoding pseudouridine synthase — protein sequence MKYRYFLIYKPYGMMSQFSKEGDKPTLADLPFDFPKDIYPVGRLDADSEGLLLLTNDTFLNNRLLNPKFKHQRTYFVQVDGQISEEACRQLQTGVTISIDGKPHATLPAKVQQLVNEPLLPERNPPVRFRQNIPTSWIALTLHEGKNRQVRRMTAAVGFPTLRLVRWSIEDVKLGSLQPSEVKEVEKEWLFKKLRC from the coding sequence ATGAAATACCGTTACTTCCTGATTTATAAGCCCTACGGAATGATGTCACAGTTCTCAAAGGAAGGCGACAAGCCCACGTTGGCTGATTTACCGTTTGACTTCCCGAAAGATATTTACCCCGTTGGTCGCCTCGATGCTGATAGCGAAGGGTTACTACTTTTAACCAACGACACCTTTCTGAACAACCGCCTGCTCAATCCTAAGTTTAAACATCAGCGTACTTATTTTGTACAGGTGGATGGGCAAATTTCGGAGGAAGCTTGCCGCCAACTTCAAACAGGCGTAACGATTTCGATTGATGGAAAACCACACGCGACCTTGCCCGCCAAAGTACAGCAATTGGTCAATGAACCACTATTGCCCGAACGTAATCCTCCCGTACGATTTCGCCAAAATATCCCGACAAGTTGGATAGCCCTTACGCTTCACGAAGGGAAAAACCGCCAAGTACGCCGCATGACCGCCGCAGTAGGTTTCCCTACGTTGCGATTGGTTCGTTGGTCGATTGAAGACGTAAAACTGGGGTCACTTCAACCCTCAGAAGTGAAAGAAGTAGAAAAAGAATGGCTTTTTAAAAAATTACGGTGCTGA
- a CDS encoding RES family NAD+ phosphorylase codes for MYTSPTTQQFTNHWFKQQSSPVMAIPSVIVPMSFNYLINPNHPRMKEVKVVESIPFSFDSRFFK; via the coding sequence ATTTATACTTCGCCTACAACTCAACAATTTACTAACCACTGGTTTAAGCAACAATCTTCGCCGGTAATGGCGATTCCTTCGGTGATTGTTCCTATGTCATTCAATTACCTCATCAATCCGAACCACCCAAGGATGAAAGAAGTAAAGGTGGTGGAAAGTATTCCCTTTTCGTTCGATAGCCGATTTTTTAAATGA
- a CDS encoding AsmA-like C-terminal region-containing protein, translating to MPFPKFLKIGLYILGGFAVLAGGALTWAYQYRDDVFQYLLKEANARIRGTVTARKLDFTPFAGGFGLSFTLFDIHLRDSAYAIHHKELLALERLTVHIDLRHLLRKQLQINSVTVDKGKLSVFVDKNGYSNLQAVAPKDSSSTQDTTTSAEGSLGKELLKSLRQVKVKEMEVHLQDSLKGKDIHFCLEKITNDLERTDTCLWVHLRGKTQFRQLTFNLNRGGFLENKATELDLHLSYDLHRRVGIGPSEVLVEQDKFRLRGSFDFKDEGRVQLFVSTDTIAAPRALSILPRRLAKRIAKHKVLPVVRAEVSVDGPLRTGADPHIEVDVQTQTFLYKSAIGPLSQTLGRAHFTNRADTSLPVSNQNSRLVAPHVSGLLYGVIPMNLSFTITDFDDPFLHMEGNAKAKVARCKALFDPNQVQPKAGNVVVNFCYKGKISPIFDPKTNRLNGKLDGNAKLEKVAFLYTPQQIDIQRVDGFVRFAEDKADLTYLHVYHQKNQVRVSGNVTGLTPYAFGTTSSVKAKVSIFAPDLGLDWVRNYRPTPQKTTKKQLTDITSKFIQNLDLKVNLAARRVHYRKFEAQGVSGRVYMTRQAIRCEDVKMHAFGGDFRVTGGIEQFDLPIHRLYAKGNVANADVQKVFYAFENFGQQTVSDQNLSGTLSTDFTYSTQLDKEFQLLPKTMKGQLSFKLINGQLNYFKPLLRIQKVLFKRRNFQKIQFEGLKNDFVLQGQELSMNQMKVASSVLTFFVGGTYSFGDKTDLLVHIPLNNLKRNPDEEELETLDGNNLLIRAVDERGEIRLKYDMDWRKKVRRPQR from the coding sequence ATGCCGTTTCCGAAATTTCTTAAAATAGGGCTTTACATTTTGGGTGGTTTTGCGGTACTCGCAGGCGGGGCGTTGACGTGGGCATACCAATACCGCGACGATGTATTTCAGTACTTACTCAAAGAGGCCAATGCCCGCATCCGTGGGACAGTGACGGCCCGTAAGCTTGATTTTACTCCTTTTGCTGGCGGTTTTGGCTTGTCGTTTACACTTTTTGACATTCATCTGCGCGACAGTGCCTACGCAATTCACCACAAAGAACTACTGGCGCTGGAACGGCTGACGGTTCACATCGACTTGCGGCATTTACTTCGTAAACAGTTGCAAATCAATTCAGTAACGGTTGATAAAGGAAAACTATCGGTTTTTGTGGATAAAAACGGGTACAGCAATTTGCAGGCAGTTGCTCCTAAAGATTCTTCATCGACCCAAGATACAACTACCAGCGCGGAGGGTTCTTTGGGGAAAGAGTTACTCAAAAGCCTTCGCCAAGTAAAAGTGAAGGAAATGGAGGTGCATTTGCAAGATTCGTTGAAAGGAAAAGATATTCACTTTTGTTTGGAAAAAATAACCAATGACCTCGAACGCACCGATACCTGTTTGTGGGTACACCTGCGGGGAAAAACGCAGTTTCGTCAGTTGACTTTTAATCTGAATCGGGGTGGGTTTCTGGAAAATAAGGCAACAGAGCTTGATTTACACTTGTCGTACGACCTTCACCGACGCGTGGGTATTGGCCCTTCTGAAGTGTTGGTCGAGCAAGATAAGTTTCGATTACGGGGCAGTTTTGATTTTAAAGACGAAGGCCGAGTTCAGTTGTTTGTCAGTACTGACACCATCGCTGCGCCAAGAGCGTTGTCAATTTTACCACGACGATTGGCCAAACGTATCGCCAAACATAAAGTACTGCCCGTTGTCAGAGCCGAAGTGAGTGTCGATGGGCCACTGAGAACTGGAGCCGACCCTCACATTGAAGTGGATGTGCAAACCCAAACGTTTTTGTACAAAAGTGCGATTGGGCCACTCTCGCAGACACTGGGGCGAGCTCATTTTACGAACCGCGCCGATACGTCGTTGCCCGTTAGCAACCAGAACTCCCGTTTGGTTGCCCCCCATGTGAGTGGGCTATTGTACGGCGTTATTCCCATGAATTTGTCGTTTACCATTACTGATTTTGACGACCCATTTTTACACATGGAGGGCAATGCCAAAGCCAAAGTGGCTCGGTGTAAGGCGCTTTTTGACCCCAATCAGGTTCAGCCTAAAGCGGGGAATGTTGTGGTGAATTTTTGTTATAAAGGTAAAATTTCTCCCATTTTTGATCCGAAAACCAACCGACTAAACGGCAAACTTGACGGAAATGCCAAGCTAGAAAAGGTGGCGTTTTTATACACCCCCCAACAAATAGATATTCAACGTGTGGATGGCTTTGTTCGCTTTGCGGAAGACAAAGCAGATTTAACGTATTTGCACGTGTATCACCAAAAAAATCAAGTACGGGTAAGTGGTAATGTGACGGGGCTAACGCCTTATGCCTTTGGGACAACGTCCTCGGTGAAGGCAAAGGTCTCGATTTTTGCGCCTGACTTGGGCTTAGACTGGGTACGAAATTACCGTCCAACTCCTCAAAAAACAACCAAGAAACAGTTGACAGACATTACCTCAAAGTTTATTCAAAACTTGGATTTAAAAGTTAATTTGGCGGCTCGACGGGTGCATTATCGGAAGTTTGAGGCGCAGGGAGTGAGCGGACGGGTGTATATGACTCGCCAAGCTATCCGTTGTGAAGACGTAAAAATGCACGCTTTTGGGGGCGATTTTCGGGTGACGGGCGGCATTGAGCAGTTCGATTTACCAATCCATCGGTTGTATGCCAAAGGAAACGTGGCCAATGCCGACGTACAAAAGGTGTTTTATGCGTTTGAAAATTTTGGACAACAGACTGTTTCAGACCAAAACTTGAGCGGAACGCTGAGTACAGACTTTACGTATAGTACCCAATTAGACAAGGAGTTCCAGTTGTTGCCTAAAACCATGAAAGGGCAATTGAGTTTTAAATTGATCAATGGCCAACTCAACTATTTTAAGCCACTCTTACGCATTCAAAAAGTACTTTTTAAGCGCCGTAATTTTCAAAAAATTCAGTTTGAAGGTCTTAAAAATGATTTTGTCCTTCAAGGCCAAGAGTTGTCGATGAACCAAATGAAGGTGGCGTCTAGTGTATTGACCTTTTTTGTGGGAGGAACGTACAGTTTTGGCGATAAAACTGATTTGTTGGTACATATTCCTCTGAATAACCTCAAGCGCAATCCTGACGAAGAGGAACTTGAAACATTGGATGGAAACAATTTGCTGATTCGGGCGGTGGATGAGCGGGGTGAAATCCGACTCAAGTATGACATGGATTGGCGCAAAAAAGTAAGGCGACCTCAACGATGA
- a CDS encoding DUF2254 domain-containing protein, giving the protein MLFRRLYKFHEQVKSSWIWLMLTSYIITALLSIVLHGWQPGQKGVLLDGYLTALAGILTTIVVTTFSFVFVALQLASVQFSPRIIRSFFEYDHFSRFFLWSFLACVGYLMGLQYFGWSEASLIYPKFGIVGSFYLILMVFPLFIHHIVGNINASSITQNIARRTIEEIDELYESITPSEAKTGKVRILAPVSGYLDSIRYEALEALFPLEKEVKMTVRPHIGSFVIKGGVLADIDCPPAMRDFYAQLIKPIQGCFVIDKFRSYKQDIPFGIRQLVDIAIKAISPAVNDPTTALNCIDYLGSIIQRAAQSEANSREAKLLAQKNIHIREFSFEQLVDLAFDQIYFWGKEDYIVVRHLLKTITNLLPFMPSEEKLKVLLRQVEDLELQYLHDEEQKGKLTATFPRKEHRNSLRDHLAEFYEGALEAIGEKTPTSVALAGKQAQFRSSLKAVAKCYE; this is encoded by the coding sequence ATGCTTTTCCGTCGATTGTATAAATTCCATGAGCAGGTCAAATCAAGCTGGATATGGCTGATGCTTACTTCTTACATCATTACCGCTCTTCTGAGCATTGTGTTACATGGTTGGCAACCAGGCCAAAAAGGGGTGTTGTTAGACGGCTACCTGACGGCGTTGGCAGGAATTTTGACAACCATCGTGGTAACTACCTTCTCGTTTGTGTTTGTGGCTTTGCAGTTGGCTTCCGTACAGTTTTCGCCCCGCATTATCCGCTCCTTTTTTGAATACGACCACTTTAGCCGTTTCTTTTTGTGGTCGTTTTTGGCTTGTGTAGGGTACTTGATGGGGCTTCAGTATTTCGGCTGGTCAGAGGCATCGTTGATTTATCCAAAATTTGGTATCGTCGGTAGTTTTTACCTGATTTTGATGGTATTCCCTTTGTTTATTCACCACATTGTTGGCAATATCAATGCCTCCAGCATTACCCAAAATATTGCCCGTCGCACCATTGAAGAAATTGACGAATTGTACGAGTCGATAACTCCTTCCGAAGCCAAAACAGGAAAAGTACGAATCCTAGCCCCCGTAAGTGGTTATTTGGATTCCATTCGTTACGAGGCATTGGAGGCCTTGTTTCCGTTGGAAAAAGAGGTAAAAATGACCGTTCGACCGCACATCGGGAGTTTTGTGATTAAAGGAGGCGTACTCGCCGATATTGATTGTCCGCCCGCGATGCGCGATTTTTATGCACAGCTGATAAAGCCGATTCAGGGTTGTTTTGTCATTGATAAGTTCCGAAGTTATAAACAAGACATTCCGTTTGGGATTCGCCAATTGGTGGACATTGCCATCAAAGCCATTTCGCCCGCGGTCAATGACCCAACGACGGCCCTCAATTGTATCGACTACCTTGGTTCGATTATCCAACGGGCTGCGCAAAGCGAAGCAAATTCGCGGGAAGCTAAGCTGTTGGCCCAAAAGAACATTCACATACGAGAGTTTAGCTTTGAGCAATTGGTGGATTTGGCGTTTGACCAGATTTATTTTTGGGGAAAAGAAGATTATATCGTAGTACGGCATTTACTGAAAACCATCACGAATTTACTACCTTTTATGCCTTCAGAAGAGAAGCTAAAAGTGCTGCTTCGGCAGGTAGAAGATCTTGAATTACAGTACCTTCACGATGAAGAACAAAAAGGGAAATTAACCGCAACTTTTCCCCGAAAAGAACACCGCAATAGCCTCCGCGACCATTTGGCCGAATTTTATGAAGGTGCCCTGGAAGCAATCGGTGAAAAAACACCCACTTCAGTGGCACTTGCTGGGAAACAAGCACAATTTCGTAGTTCATTAAAAGCAGTAGCCAAATGCTATGAATGA
- a CDS encoding aldo/keto reductase produces the protein MQYRRFGRTDWQVSEIGYGMWGLAGWTGSEENEYTTALDRSVELGCNFFDTAWGYGAGQSEQVLGQLVKRHTDKRLYVATKIPPKNFKWPSKPEYSLEECFPASHIVEYTEKSLKNLGIETIDLQQFHVWEDQWAQHEEWQKAIEQLTREGKVQHWGISVNRWEPDNVLNTLRTGLISAVQVIYNIFDQAPEDNLFPLCRELDVAVIARVPFDEGTLTGTFTKETTFPENDWRSTYFVPENLISSVEHADALRPLIPGGMNMPEMALRFILNNSDVATTIPGMRKIRNVEANIATSDGQKLSADLIDALKGHRWDRTPTSWSQ, from the coding sequence ATGCAATACCGAAGATTTGGAAGAACCGATTGGCAAGTAAGCGAAATCGGCTACGGAATGTGGGGCTTGGCAGGCTGGACTGGCTCCGAAGAAAACGAATACACCACTGCCCTCGACCGCTCGGTGGAATTGGGCTGTAACTTTTTTGACACGGCTTGGGGCTACGGCGCAGGGCAAAGCGAACAAGTACTCGGCCAACTCGTGAAGCGCCATACCGACAAGCGGTTGTACGTCGCCACCAAAATCCCTCCCAAGAATTTCAAATGGCCATCGAAGCCTGAATACAGCTTGGAAGAGTGCTTTCCTGCCTCGCACATTGTGGAATACACCGAAAAAAGCCTCAAAAACCTTGGTATTGAAACCATTGATTTACAACAGTTTCACGTATGGGAAGACCAATGGGCACAACACGAAGAATGGCAAAAGGCGATTGAACAACTCACGCGTGAAGGCAAAGTACAACACTGGGGGATTAGTGTCAATCGCTGGGAACCTGATAATGTATTGAACACCCTTCGCACAGGCTTGATTTCAGCCGTTCAGGTCATTTACAATATTTTCGACCAAGCGCCCGAAGATAATCTTTTCCCCCTTTGCCGTGAGCTGGACGTGGCCGTGATTGCGCGGGTGCCTTTCGACGAAGGAACACTCACGGGGACATTTACCAAAGAAACGACTTTCCCTGAAAACGATTGGCGTAGTACGTATTTTGTACCCGAAAACTTGATTTCGAGCGTAGAACACGCCGACGCCCTGCGCCCGTTGATTCCTGGGGGTATGAATATGCCCGAAATGGCTTTACGGTTCATTCTAAACAACTCAGACGTGGCGACGACCATTCCTGGGATGCGAAAAATCAGAAACGTCGAGGCTAACATTGCTACTTCGGATGGCCAAAAACTATCCGCCGACCTGATTGACGCCCTCAAAGGCCACCGCTGGGATCGCACGCCTACGAGTTGGAGCCAATAA
- a CDS encoding porin: MKKYLGSAAFLVGLCLGQSSYSQVEKPKESTGLKLDLAKKWFERISLRGYAQVRYNRLFETNSKLKCEQCDRSWGENGGFFVRRGRLILSGDVSDRLYIYVQPDFASNVSNSFQHSFQIRDAYFDLAVDSKKEFRFRVGQSKVPYGFENMQSSQNRLSLDRVDALNSSVANERDLGVMFYWANANIRERFAFLVKSGLKGSGDYGIFGLGVYNGQTANRAEVNNNSHVVARLTYPFKFKNGQYVEASIQGYSGKYTIEKDAANKGTQTLFDDRRAAASLVVYPQPFGFQAEYNVGKGPEFDPATMTTQLKKLWGGYAQVMYRYNCPNHQLMPFAKYQYYHGGKKQEIDARRYIVNDIELGVEWQWKDYFELTALYTISDRVFEDSKLPQNHQKGSLLRLQAQFNF; this comes from the coding sequence ATGAAAAAGTACTTAGGAAGCGCTGCTTTCTTGGTGGGGCTATGCCTTGGCCAATCGTCTTATTCTCAGGTAGAAAAGCCCAAAGAAAGTACAGGACTGAAACTAGATTTAGCAAAAAAATGGTTTGAACGGATTAGTCTTCGCGGTTATGCGCAGGTTCGTTACAATCGCCTTTTTGAAACTAATTCTAAGTTGAAATGTGAACAGTGCGACAGATCATGGGGCGAAAATGGCGGCTTTTTTGTGCGCCGTGGACGGCTCATCCTTTCGGGTGATGTTTCCGACCGTTTGTACATCTACGTGCAGCCTGATTTTGCTTCTAACGTAAGCAATTCATTTCAACACAGCTTTCAGATTCGGGATGCGTATTTTGATTTAGCAGTTGATTCAAAAAAGGAATTTCGCTTTCGGGTTGGGCAAAGCAAAGTCCCTTACGGATTTGAAAACATGCAATCTTCGCAAAATCGCCTTTCGCTTGATCGGGTTGATGCCCTCAATAGTTCAGTGGCCAACGAGCGCGATTTGGGTGTAATGTTTTATTGGGCTAATGCCAACATCCGAGAACGTTTTGCCTTCTTGGTAAAATCAGGCTTAAAAGGCAGCGGCGACTATGGCATTTTTGGGTTGGGTGTTTACAATGGCCAAACCGCTAACAGGGCAGAAGTCAACAATAACTCCCACGTTGTGGCCCGCCTCACTTATCCCTTTAAATTCAAGAATGGCCAGTACGTGGAAGCTAGTATTCAGGGATATAGTGGGAAATATACCATTGAGAAAGATGCAGCCAATAAAGGTACCCAAACGTTGTTTGATGACCGCCGTGCGGCAGCCTCATTGGTTGTTTATCCTCAACCTTTTGGCTTTCAAGCAGAGTATAATGTAGGCAAAGGGCCAGAGTTTGACCCCGCTACCATGACTACCCAACTAAAAAAACTTTGGGGAGGTTATGCCCAAGTGATGTATCGTTATAATTGTCCGAATCATCAGTTGATGCCCTTTGCTAAGTATCAATATTATCATGGCGGAAAAAAACAAGAAATAGATGCTCGCCGCTATATCGTAAATGACATAGAGCTGGGAGTAGAGTGGCAATGGAAAGATTATTTTGAGCTAACGGCGCTCTATACTATATCAGACCGTGTGTTTGAAGATAGTAAATTACCCCAAAATCATCAGAAGGGGAGCTTGTTGCGGCTCCAGGCGCAGTTTAACTTTTAG
- a CDS encoding antitoxin Xre-like helix-turn-helix domain-containing protein, protein MITQPQQSSFLLLTFDDPFLLIEKTREGLTKNDADALANVYDLNDREMARILNLSERTYHLYKEDARLDASASDRLLQLKKILQYGEAVFESREKFQRWL, encoded by the coding sequence ATGATTACACAACCTCAACAATCGTCTTTTCTGTTGTTGACCTTCGATGACCCTTTTTTACTCATCGAAAAAACGCGAGAAGGTCTTACTAAAAACGACGCCGATGCGTTGGCCAATGTCTATGACCTCAATGACCGCGAAATGGCCCGAATTTTAAACCTGTCAGAACGTACTTATCATCTCTACAAAGAAGACGCCCGTCTTGATGCCAGCGCCTCTGATCGGCTATTGCAACTAAAGAAAATTCTTCAATACGGAGAAGCCGTTTTTGAGAGCCGAGAAAAGTTTCAGCGCTGGCTATGA
- a CDS encoding MbcA/ParS/Xre antitoxin family protein, protein MNGEAPIQLLATITGLNVVETALGRIEYGVYI, encoded by the coding sequence ATGAATGGGGAAGCCCCGATTCAGTTATTGGCCACAATCACGGGCTTAAACGTAGTAGAAACTGCCCTAGGACGCATCGAGTACGGCGTTTACATTTAG
- a CDS encoding DMT family transporter, with translation MTRPYYWLGAIFVFFAAFCFAMKGIFIKLAFRHEIDAISLLTLRMGLSAPFYGLIAWRLSSQKDNVRFTPKQWLWVASMGVTGYYFASYFNFLAFHYITASLERILLFIYPTFVLLINAFFRKKAITKLQIGAVALTYTGIVLAFAQNVDSSQQKDLFWGSFWVIISGLVYAVYLVGSDKIISQIGAQKFTAYAMIAATVPTVVHCFVENGLHIGHFPPEVYWIGLVMALFITVLPSFALTEGIKRIGSGNASIIASIGPVFTIFVATVVLDEQISALQIFGTLLVLLGVFLIGWKGNK, from the coding sequence ATGACTCGACCGTATTACTGGCTTGGTGCCATTTTTGTGTTTTTTGCTGCTTTTTGTTTTGCCATGAAAGGCATTTTTATCAAGTTAGCTTTCCGTCATGAGATTGATGCGATTTCTCTTCTAACCCTGCGCATGGGGTTATCTGCACCGTTTTACGGACTCATCGCATGGCGGCTTTCGTCCCAAAAAGACAACGTTCGTTTTACTCCCAAACAATGGCTTTGGGTGGCTTCGATGGGAGTCACGGGCTACTATTTTGCGAGCTATTTCAACTTTTTGGCTTTCCATTACATTACAGCGAGCTTGGAGCGCATTTTATTGTTTATTTATCCAACGTTTGTGTTGTTAATCAATGCTTTTTTTCGGAAAAAGGCGATTACCAAACTTCAAATAGGAGCAGTCGCGCTGACTTATACGGGTATCGTGCTGGCTTTTGCCCAAAACGTAGATTCATCCCAGCAAAAGGACTTGTTTTGGGGTTCTTTTTGGGTGATTATCAGTGGTTTGGTTTATGCGGTTTATTTGGTGGGAAGTGATAAGATTATCTCCCAAATCGGTGCTCAAAAATTCACGGCCTACGCCATGATAGCCGCTACTGTACCAACGGTCGTCCATTGTTTTGTGGAAAATGGGTTGCACATAGGCCATTTTCCGCCGGAAGTTTATTGGATTGGGCTGGTAATGGCACTGTTTATTACAGTACTTCCTTCGTTTGCTTTGACCGAGGGAATTAAACGAATAGGCTCAGGAAACGCCTCCATCATTGCTAGTATTGGCCCTGTTTTTACCATTTTTGTGGCAACAGTCGTATTGGATGAACAAATTTCAGCCTTACAAATTTTCGGAACGCTGCTGGTGTTGCTAGGAGTGTTTTTGATTGGTTGGAAAGGCAATAAATAG